The Cytophagales bacterium sequence CCTTCACAATAAATCAACTTAAGAAATATTTCTTCTTCAGATATATCATTGCTACCAGCTATTTCTTTAATCGTTACCTTGCTTTCATTCAAAATGTATTCAGTTAAAATCTCCTCTTTCTCAAATCTGTACTCTCTTTCTAATTCTGTCCAGTTGTAAGCTGGCAATGTGCTGTTTTTTATTTCTGGCTGAACTGTCTTTGCTTGATTCACGAGTCCTGCCGAAATGGGATAGATTGTCCCGTTATACAACAGATATACGTTTCCTTGCTGGTCGGAGTAAACTGTCCCTTGGTTACCACTGTTTGTATTGATTACAATTTCACTTCTCCCTGCTTTGGCAACATTCATGTGGTGCTTTCTGTGGGCTGTAATACTCAACAGGTTTCCGAGTACGTTCAATGCAGCCGCTTCTGTTGCATTGGTTCGGTTAGCCGTCTTTGGGTTGGTCAATAAGAAGTCAATTACTCCTGCTCCCAAGGTCTCCAGCTCTTGCCCGTACGAAGCCGTCAAGATGAGAAGTGTTGTCAAAAGTGTCGCCAGTTTTTTCATGGTATGTCGTTTTTGTTAGAACTGTCGGTCGTCCTGTTTGCATGCACGCCAACGTTAAGGATTGTATGCGAAGTTGAGCTGTAAATTTAAGCAAAAATCTAAAATAAAAGCGATGAAGTTTTATATAAATGTGAGGTATGCTATTTTCCAAGCTCAATTTCGCATACTACTGTATAAACCAAATATTTGGTTTATTTACCTTATGTTACCAGGTTTTTATATGGTTTATATAACCAAATAAGAGGAATAAACCATGTAAAAAATCACAATCTATCAAGCTTAAAGGTGATTATTTGAGGGCTTATTTGTGTCAAATAACATCTACCATCAAGTTTCTACAAACAACAACCTGGAAATAAACTACGCTTGAATTCCTTTCAAATTCTCCAGTATTTCCTTTATTTTTCCGGATGGTCTTGGGGCATTTGCATCTATAATTTTACCATCATTATCTATCAATAAAAATCGTGGAATAGAATTGATCATGTAATCTTTTGTAATGGCAGACCAACCTAACGCAAACAACTGGACTCCTTTCATCTCTTTTTCTTTCACCATCTTTTCCCAGGGCTCTTTGGTATTATCAACAGATACACTTACGAATACAATATTTTCATTTTCTTTGAAATGTTCCTGTAGTTTTTCCAGGTGGGGCAATTCAGCTTTGCAAGGGCCGCACCACGTAGCCCAAACATCTATGTATACAAATTTACCTTTAAAATCACTCAGTGAGATGGTATCTCCATTAATATCAGGATATGAAAACAGAGGAGCAGGCTTACCTTCAGCGAGCTTTTGCCATTTACTATATAGCTCTTTGACCTTTGTTAGGTACTTTTGATCGGTACAGTTTTTAACAAAGTCAGCCATTAATGCTTCCGTGTTTTTTATACCCTCATATTTAATCTGTGCGCCCATCAAAGTATACAGCATATAATTCTTTATTGTTTCATCGGTGAATATTTCCTTTGTTAAACGTAATTTAACTACAGTAAGTGCATTGTCAATATCTTTCAATGTAGAATCTTTTTTAAATTCATCATTGGCTTTTTTATCGAGATAAGATTTTAAATACATAGTATAAAATCCCAAATCAATTAATTCGCCATCGTTTAAATTCAATTGGGTTAGGAACGAGTAATAGTCTTCGCCAAGGTTAACTGAATCTTTTTTCGAAAAACGTTTATAGTAATCAGGATAGTTCATCAGCATCCATGCTCTTGAATAAAGAATGTCGGCCTGTTCGAATTTTTTGAATTTTTCACTAATATTTTGATTGCTATTTAAAAACTTTTTTAAATGATTTTCTCTTACATTTTTTACAGAATCTGCTCTGGCTATAAATTGTTCCTTTTCAAGAGAATAAAGCTGGGGATAACCGATCGCGTTTAGTTTTTCTTCCAGTAATACTTTTTTTGCCAGGTAATTATTTACCTCTGCTCCTTTGCCGTTATATTGAATGGTTTCATCAAACTTTTCAATGTTGAGGCTTATATATAGGCTATCACCAGGCGTTAAGAACAGATCAGTATGTTCCCTGCCATGATAAAATTTAAAATAACCGGCTTTCTCCAGTTCAAAGCTCGATATAAACTTTCCATTCTCATCAACATTGATAGAATCAATAACTACTGTTTCGTGTTCTTTAGTACCCCGGATAAGAATCAGATCAGATTTAGGGTTTTCAATAGTGCCGCTTATGAAAACCGGGGTATTGGGTTTTTCTGTTTGACTGCAGGCAGCTATTACCAGCGCGCAAAATAAATACAATAACTTTTTCATTTTGATAATAATTTTTGGTAACTAATTTGGTTGTTGCGCAATATTAAATTTTTAAATTGCTATTTGCAAATTTAATAACGAATATTTTTGACATTATAGACAAGCACTAATTAGTCATGCCTTACAAAGCCGAATATAAAAAATACTCCCTTCATTTTAAATTTAAAGCCCGTACATCAAGGGATGTATTAAAATGCAGAGATACTTATTTTATCAGGATTTTTGATACCATAGATCCAGGAACCGTTGGAATAGGGGAGTGTGGCGTGTTAAAAGGTTTAAGCATTGATGACAGACCTGATTTTGAAGAGAAGTTACAGGAAATTTGTAAGAAGATTCAATCATTGTCATTCGTTAA is a genomic window containing:
- a CDS encoding AhpC/TSA family protein; translated protein: MKKLLYLFCALVIAACSQTEKPNTPVFISGTIENPKSDLILIRGTKEHETVVIDSINVDENGKFISSFELEKAGYFKFYHGREHTDLFLTPGDSLYISLNIEKFDETIQYNGKGAEVNNYLAKKVLLEEKLNAIGYPQLYSLEKEQFIARADSVKNVRENHLKKFLNSNQNISEKFKKFEQADILYSRAWMLMNYPDYYKRFSKKDSVNLGEDYYSFLTQLNLNDGELIDLGFYTMYLKSYLDKKANDEFKKDSTLKDIDNALTVVKLRLTKEIFTDETIKNYMLYTLMGAQIKYEGIKNTEALMADFVKNCTDQKYLTKVKELYSKWQKLAEGKPAPLFSYPDINGDTISLSDFKGKFVYIDVWATWCGPCKAELPHLEKLQEHFKENENIVFVSVSVDNTKEPWEKMVKEKEMKGVQLFALGWSAITKDYMINSIPRFLLIDNDGKIIDANAPRPSGKIKEILENLKGIQA